A DNA window from Brenneria izadpanahii contains the following coding sequences:
- the ribD gene encoding bifunctional diaminohydroxyphosphoribosylaminopyrimidine deaminase/5-amino-6-(5-phosphoribosylamino)uracil reductase RibD: MGNPLDELALSQDERYMARALELARRGRFTTAPNPNVGCVIVKDGEIVGEGYHLRAGEPHAEVHALRMAGERARGATAYVTLEPCSHHGRTPPCADALIAAGISRVVAAMQDPNPQVAGRGLRRLQQAGVDVSHGLMLSEAEKVNPGFLKRMRTGFPYVQLKMAASLDGRTAMASGESQWITSPQARRDVQRFRAESAAILSSSATVLADDPSLTVRWQEMDADTQRVYPAEHVRQPVRVIVDSRRRVTPQHRIISQPGQTWLARTQTDEQAWPENVEQLRLPQHNGGIDLVALMMVLGKRQVNSVWVEAGANLAGALLTAGVVDELIVYLAPKLLGDDARGLCVLPGLSQLSLAPEFEIIDVRQVGPDLRLRLKPNT; the protein is encoded by the coding sequence ATGGGTAATCCACTGGACGAATTGGCGCTTTCGCAGGATGAGCGGTATATGGCGCGGGCGCTTGAGCTGGCGCGCCGTGGGCGGTTTACTACCGCACCCAATCCTAATGTCGGCTGCGTGATAGTCAAAGACGGCGAGATTGTCGGGGAAGGATACCACTTGCGCGCCGGTGAGCCTCACGCAGAAGTTCATGCGCTGCGGATGGCCGGAGAGCGGGCCCGTGGCGCGACGGCTTACGTCACGCTGGAGCCATGCAGCCATCATGGCAGAACTCCGCCTTGCGCGGACGCGCTGATCGCGGCCGGCATTTCCCGGGTTGTCGCCGCCATGCAGGATCCTAACCCCCAGGTGGCGGGGCGAGGGTTACGCCGTTTGCAGCAGGCCGGCGTCGATGTCAGTCATGGGTTGATGTTGTCTGAGGCGGAGAAGGTCAATCCGGGGTTTCTGAAGCGTATGCGTACCGGTTTTCCCTATGTACAGCTTAAAATGGCCGCCTCGCTGGATGGCCGGACGGCAATGGCCTCAGGGGAAAGCCAGTGGATCACCTCGCCGCAGGCCCGGCGGGATGTGCAGCGTTTTCGGGCGGAGAGCGCAGCTATCCTAAGCAGCAGCGCCACGGTATTGGCGGATGATCCATCGTTGACCGTGCGTTGGCAGGAGATGGACGCCGATACGCAGCGGGTTTACCCAGCCGAGCATGTGCGGCAGCCCGTACGCGTCATTGTTGATAGCCGGCGGCGTGTTACCCCGCAACATCGTATCATTTCGCAGCCGGGGCAAACCTGGCTGGCGCGCACGCAGACGGATGAGCAGGCCTGGCCTGAAAATGTTGAGCAACTCCGGTTGCCGCAGCACAATGGCGGTATCGATCTGGTCGCTCTGATGATGGTGCTGGGCAAGCGGCAGGTTAATTCAGTATGGGTTGAAGCCGGCGCGAACCTGGCGGGCGCCCTATTGACGGCCGGCGTGGTGGACGAACTCATTGTCTATCTGGCGCCGAAGCTTTTGGGCGACGATGCTCGCGGGCTCTGCGTCCTGCCGGGATTAAGCCAACTGTCGCTGGCGCCTGAGTTTGAGATAATTGATGTTCGCCAGGTCGGACCGGATTTACGGCTGCGGTTAAAACCGAATACGTAA
- the xseB gene encoding exodeoxyribonuclease VII small subunit, translating to MPKKTEQPVSFENALNELEKIVTRLESGELPLEEALNEFEHGIQLARQGQQKLQQAEQRVQILLSDEPDAELSPFTPDSEPL from the coding sequence ATGCCCAAGAAAACCGAGCAGCCAGTGAGTTTTGAAAACGCGCTGAACGAGCTGGAAAAAATCGTGACCCGCCTTGAATCCGGTGAATTGCCGTTGGAAGAGGCTCTGAATGAATTTGAGCATGGAATACAGCTTGCGCGTCAGGGGCAGCAAAAACTGCAACAGGCTGAGCAGCGGGTACAGATTTTACTTAGCGATGAGCCGGATGCGGAGCTGTCGCCTTTTACCCCGGACAGTGAGCCGCTATGA
- the ribH gene encoding 6,7-dimethyl-8-ribityllumazine synthase: MNVIEGVVATPDARVAIAIARFNHFINDSLLEGAVDALKRIGQVKDENITVVWVPGAYELPLAVRALTKSTQNGGYDAVVALGTVIRGGTAHFEFVAGECSSGLSQVAMTSDVPVAFGVLTTESIEQAIERAGTKAGNKGAEAALTALEMINVLKAINK; this comes from the coding sequence ATGAACGTTATTGAAGGTGTTGTCGCTACTCCTGATGCCCGCGTGGCGATTGCTATTGCTCGTTTTAACCATTTTATTAACGACAGCCTGTTGGAAGGCGCCGTTGATGCATTGAAACGCATCGGTCAGGTTAAAGACGAGAATATTACCGTTGTTTGGGTTCCTGGAGCCTATGAGTTGCCGTTAGCCGTTCGCGCGCTGACCAAAAGCACTCAAAACGGCGGTTACGATGCCGTGGTCGCGCTGGGAACGGTTATCCGTGGTGGAACAGCCCATTTTGAATTTGTTGCTGGCGAATGCAGCTCAGGTTTGTCACAAGTCGCTATGACCAGCGATGTCCCGGTTGCCTTCGGGGTGCTGACCACAGAAAGTATTGAGCAGGCTATTGAACGCGCCGGCACGAAGGCGGGTAATAAAGGCGCAGAAGCTGCCTTGACCGCGTTAGAAATGATTAATGTATTGAAAGCTATTAATAAGTAA
- a CDS encoding DUF3251 domain-containing protein, producing MTTRYRILSILPALVFLAGCAQQRQVPQLQNQLSQLNHQLQTLTDQAAALEQQNALNEHSDSGVYLLPAAQSSAVLQSDIGQLRVSLSHIETEANGTRALLNIRTLDAARLPGFSAHVDWGQIDPVSGKPLISDTQTQAFRFLPPLLPKTETAIELRLSGLSPEQLGFVRLYRITREEQTPPPVASTDAP from the coding sequence ATGACAACCCGATACCGCATACTCTCAATTCTGCCAGCCCTGGTTTTCCTGGCCGGCTGTGCGCAACAACGCCAGGTGCCGCAGTTGCAAAATCAATTGAGTCAGTTGAACCACCAATTACAAACGCTGACCGACCAGGCCGCCGCGCTGGAACAACAAAATGCGCTGAATGAACACTCAGACTCCGGCGTCTATTTATTGCCGGCGGCGCAAAGCAGCGCGGTATTGCAAAGCGATATCGGTCAGCTTCGCGTATCACTCAGTCATATCGAAACTGAAGCCAACGGCACCCGCGCGCTGTTGAATATTCGCACCCTTGATGCGGCCCGCTTGCCTGGGTTCAGCGCTCATGTAGATTGGGGGCAAATCGACCCCGTAAGCGGAAAACCATTAATCAGCGATACGCAAACGCAGGCGTTCAGGTTCCTGCCTCCGCTGTTGCCCAAAACCGAAACGGCGATCGAACTGAGGCTTAGCGGGCTATCCCCGGAGCAACTGGGTTTTGTCCGGTTATACCGCATAACGCGCGAAGAGCAGACGCCGCCGCCCGTTGCCAGCACCGATGCGCCTTAA
- the ispA gene encoding (2E,6E)-farnesyl diphosphate synthase has product MTDFSEQLDAHCQRTNRILSHFISALPFQSSPLVNAMGYGSLLGGKRLRPFLVYTTGELFGMPLESLDAPAAAVECIHAYSLIHDDLPAMDNDDLRRGQPTCHIKFGEASAVLAGDALQTLAFSILADAPMPQVTVQNRLAMLSELAQASGVAGMCGGQALDLAAEGHQVDLAALEQIHRHKTGALIRAAVRLGALAAGEPGRAALPYLDRYANAIGLAFQVQDDILDVVGDSATTGKRQGADQQLGKSTYPGLLGLQGAREKARELYQESLASLDDLVASSQEPLNIEPLQALANFIVERNK; this is encoded by the coding sequence ATGACAGACTTCTCCGAACAATTGGATGCCCACTGCCAGCGGACTAATCGTATCCTGAGTCATTTCATCTCCGCGTTACCCTTTCAGAGTAGTCCACTGGTTAACGCCATGGGTTATGGTTCATTGTTAGGCGGCAAGCGGCTGCGTCCATTTCTGGTTTATACTACGGGTGAACTGTTTGGTATGCCGCTGGAAAGTCTGGATGCGCCCGCCGCGGCGGTAGAATGCATTCATGCCTATTCATTAATCCATGACGATCTACCGGCGATGGACAATGATGATCTGCGTCGCGGTCAGCCGACCTGTCATATCAAGTTTGGCGAAGCCAGCGCCGTTTTGGCCGGAGATGCCCTGCAAACGTTAGCATTCTCAATTTTAGCTGATGCCCCGATGCCGCAAGTTACGGTGCAAAATCGCCTGGCGATGTTGTCCGAGCTGGCCCAGGCCAGCGGCGTCGCAGGCATGTGCGGCGGCCAGGCGTTGGATTTGGCGGCGGAAGGCCATCAGGTGGATTTGGCCGCGCTGGAGCAGATCCACCGGCATAAGACGGGCGCGCTAATCCGCGCGGCGGTAAGACTGGGCGCGCTGGCGGCCGGCGAGCCGGGCCGGGCGGCGTTGCCTTACCTCGATCGCTACGCCAACGCTATCGGTCTGGCCTTTCAGGTACAGGACGATATTTTAGATGTGGTCGGGGATAGCGCCACGACGGGGAAACGTCAGGGCGCCGATCAACAACTGGGTAAGAGTACCTATCCCGGCTTGCTGGGGTTGCAAGGCGCGCGGGAAAAGGCGCGGGAGCTTTACCAGGAATCACTGGCGTCGCTGGACGATCTGGTCGCTTCCAGCCAAGAACCATTGAATATTGAGCCATTACAAGCGCTGGCGAATTTCATCGTCGAGCGCAACAAATAA
- the pgpA gene encoding phosphatidylglycerophosphatase A, which translates to MTILASKTKGSQTAKSRLHLSNPWHLLATGFGSGLAPWMPGTFGSLAAIPLWYVMSFLPTELYALVVMFSICIGVYLCHRTAKDMGVHDHGSIVWDEFVGMWITLMSIPVNDWRWVAVGFVAFRCLDIWKPWPIRWFDRNVHGGMGIMIDDIVAGVIAAGIIYGIGAYWP; encoded by the coding sequence ATGACCATTTTAGCCAGTAAAACTAAAGGGTCGCAAACGGCAAAAAGCCGGCTGCATTTGAGCAACCCGTGGCACCTGCTGGCTACGGGATTCGGCAGTGGTTTGGCGCCCTGGATGCCCGGCACATTCGGATCGCTGGCGGCGATCCCGCTGTGGTATGTGATGTCGTTTCTTCCTACCGAGCTTTATGCGCTGGTGGTGATGTTCAGCATCTGTATCGGCGTTTATCTGTGTCATCGGACGGCAAAAGATATGGGGGTTCACGATCACGGCAGCATCGTCTGGGACGAGTTTGTCGGCATGTGGATTACCCTGATGAGCATACCGGTAAACGACTGGCGGTGGGTCGCTGTAGGCTTTGTGGCGTTTCGTTGCCTGGATATCTGGAAGCCCTGGCCGATCCGCTGGTTCGATCGCAATGTGCATGGCGGAATGGGCATTATGATCGACGATATCGTCGCCGGGGTGATTGCCGCCGGCATAATCTACGGCATTGGGGCCTACTGGCCTTGA
- the nusB gene encoding transcription antitermination factor NusB, with translation MKPAARRRARECAVQALYSWQLSKNDIADIELQFLSEQDVKDVDITYFRELLAGVATQAEKLDQLMAPFLSRQLDELGQVERAILRLAIFELSKRDDVPYKVAINEAIELAKVFGAEDSHKFVNGVLDKAAPSVRKGKK, from the coding sequence GTGAAACCTGCTGCTCGTCGCCGCGCCCGTGAATGTGCGGTTCAAGCGCTTTATTCCTGGCAATTGTCTAAAAACGATATTGCCGATATTGAACTACAATTCCTGAGCGAGCAGGATGTCAAAGATGTCGACATCACCTATTTCCGAGAGCTGCTGGCGGGCGTCGCCACTCAGGCAGAAAAATTGGATCAACTGATGGCGCCTTTCCTGTCGCGTCAGCTCGATGAGTTGGGGCAGGTTGAAAGGGCTATTCTGCGCTTGGCCATATTTGAACTCAGCAAACGCGACGATGTTCCTTACAAAGTGGCTATCAATGAAGCGATAGAACTGGCCAAGGTATTTGGCGCCGAGGATAGTCATAAGTTTGTTAATGGCGTGCTCGACAAGGCTGCGCCTTCGGTGCGGAAAGGTAAAAAATAA
- the dxs gene encoding 1-deoxy-D-xylulose-5-phosphate synthase, with protein MSFDTAKYPTLSLVETPDELRLLPKESLPKLCDELRQYLLDSVSRSSGHFASGLGTVELTVALHYVYNTPFDHLVWDVGHQAYPHKILTGRRDRIATIRQKGGLHPFPWREESEYDVLSVGHSSTSISAGLGMAVAAEREGKGRRTVCVIGDGAITAGMAFEAMNHAGDINADLLVVLNDNEMSISENVGALNNHLAQLLSGKLYASLREGGKKVLSGLPPIKELVKRTEEHLKGMVVPGTLFEELGFNYIGPVDGHDVQALAQTLKNMRSLKGPQLLHIMTKKGKGYAPAEQDPISWHAVPKFDPASGTLPKSKDNLPTYSKIFGQWLQETAAKDSKLMAITPAMREGSGMVQFSRDYPQQYFDVAIAEQHAVTFAAGLAVGGYNPVVAIYSTFLQRAYDQVIHDVAIQNLPVLFAIDRGGIVGADGQTHQGAFDLSFLRCIPNMVIMTPSDENECRQMLHTGYHYKKGPAAVRYPRGSGVGADLAPLAELPIGKGVVRRQGKGIAILNFGTLLPEAQKAADKLNATLVDMRFVKPLDEALIMEMANTHDTLVTLEENAVMGGAGSGVNELLMAKRKPLPVLNIGLPDAFVPQGVQEEIRADLGLDAAGIARRIQEWLA; from the coding sequence ATGAGTTTTGATACAGCGAAATACCCTACATTATCGTTAGTGGAAACACCCGATGAACTGCGTCTGCTACCGAAAGAGAGCCTGCCGAAGCTGTGTGATGAACTTCGCCAATATTTATTGGATAGCGTCAGCCGTTCAAGCGGTCATTTCGCCTCAGGATTAGGGACCGTTGAACTCACGGTCGCCCTGCATTACGTCTACAACACGCCGTTCGATCACCTGGTCTGGGATGTCGGGCATCAGGCCTATCCGCACAAAATCCTGACGGGCCGCCGCGACCGTATCGCCACCATTCGTCAAAAAGGCGGTTTACACCCCTTCCCGTGGCGTGAGGAAAGCGAATATGACGTATTAAGCGTCGGCCATTCGTCAACCTCAATCAGCGCCGGACTGGGTATGGCCGTCGCCGCGGAGCGTGAAGGGAAAGGCCGCCGCACCGTTTGCGTGATCGGCGACGGCGCCATTACCGCGGGAATGGCCTTTGAAGCCATGAACCACGCCGGCGATATTAACGCCGACCTGCTGGTGGTGCTGAACGACAACGAAATGTCGATTTCAGAGAACGTCGGCGCGCTGAACAACCACCTGGCGCAGTTGCTGTCCGGCAAGCTGTACGCCAGCCTGCGCGAAGGGGGCAAAAAAGTGTTATCCGGACTGCCGCCGATCAAGGAACTGGTCAAACGGACGGAAGAACATCTCAAGGGCATGGTGGTTCCGGGCACTCTGTTTGAAGAGCTGGGATTTAATTATATCGGTCCGGTGGATGGTCACGACGTGCAGGCGCTGGCGCAAACGCTGAAAAATATGCGCAGTCTGAAAGGTCCGCAACTGCTGCACATTATGACCAAAAAGGGTAAAGGCTATGCCCCGGCAGAACAGGATCCCATTAGCTGGCATGCGGTGCCCAAGTTCGATCCCGCCAGCGGCACGCTGCCGAAAAGCAAAGACAACCTGCCGACCTATTCCAAGATTTTCGGTCAATGGCTCCAGGAAACCGCGGCGAAAGACAGTAAATTGATGGCCATCACCCCCGCGATGCGTGAAGGATCCGGCATGGTGCAGTTCTCCCGTGACTATCCGCAGCAATATTTTGACGTCGCCATCGCCGAACAGCACGCGGTTACTTTTGCCGCCGGTCTGGCCGTTGGGGGATACAACCCGGTAGTGGCGATTTACTCCACCTTTTTGCAGCGCGCCTACGATCAGGTTATCCATGACGTCGCCATTCAAAATCTGCCGGTGCTATTCGCCATCGATCGCGGCGGCATTGTCGGCGCCGACGGTCAGACGCATCAGGGCGCTTTCGATCTGTCGTTTTTACGCTGCATCCCCAACATGGTCATTATGACGCCAAGCGACGAAAATGAATGCCGTCAGATGCTGCACACCGGTTATCACTACAAGAAAGGACCGGCGGCGGTGCGCTATCCCCGCGGCAGCGGCGTCGGCGCGGATTTAGCTCCGCTGGCTGAATTGCCGATTGGCAAAGGCGTCGTGCGGCGTCAGGGCAAAGGGATCGCAATCCTTAACTTCGGCACGCTATTGCCGGAAGCGCAAAAAGCCGCGGACAAACTGAACGCTACGCTGGTGGATATGCGTTTCGTCAAACCGTTGGATGAAGCGCTAATTATGGAAATGGCGAACACCCACGATACGCTGGTTACGCTGGAAGAAAACGCCGTTATGGGCGGCGCGGGCAGCGGCGTAAACGAGCTGCTGATGGCAAAACGCAAACCGCTGCCGGTACTGAATATCGGCCTGCCGGACGCCTTCGTTCCTCAAGGTGTGCAGGAAGAAATCCGCGCCGATCTCGGTCTGGATGCCGCAGGCATCGCACGTCGCATCCAGGAGTGGCTGGCCTAA
- a CDS encoding CesT family type III secretion system chaperone — translation MSSKRGFHIVMSKLMKRYQVDAEKAAENGHDVYIITLEDEMQILLLGNQQDYLNIISPVISLEPDVSARPDILLSLLSMNMWNTKHPVFNIGLDIRNMQVMLSCRQALAELDEAETYKLVGSFIDTASKLKAWINKLMNSSAGK, via the coding sequence ATGAGCAGTAAGCGAGGTTTCCACATCGTCATGTCCAAGCTGATGAAACGGTATCAGGTTGACGCGGAAAAAGCGGCGGAGAACGGGCACGATGTCTATATCATTACGCTGGAAGATGAAATGCAGATCCTGCTGTTGGGGAACCAGCAGGATTACCTGAACATCATCAGCCCGGTTATCTCGCTGGAGCCGGACGTCAGCGCGCGCCCCGACATTCTGTTATCGCTGCTTTCCATGAATATGTGGAACACCAAACATCCGGTGTTCAACATTGGTCTTGATATCCGCAACATGCAAGTCATGCTTTCGTGCCGGCAGGCGCTGGCCGAGTTGGATGAAGCCGAAACCTATAAATTAGTTGGTTCATTTATCGATACGGCATCAAAACTGAAAGCCTGGATCAACAAGCTGATGAATTCCTCCGCAGGGAAATAG
- the nrdR gene encoding transcriptional regulator NrdR has translation MHCPFCSAVDTKVIDSRLVGEGSQVRRRRQCLVCNERFTTFEVAELVLPRVIKSNDVREPFNEDKLRSGMLKALEKRPVSSDDVEMAINHIKSQLRATGEREVTAKMIGNLVMDALKKLDKVAYIRFASVYRSFEDIREFGEEIARLQD, from the coding sequence ATGCATTGCCCATTTTGTTCCGCTGTGGATACCAAAGTTATCGATTCCCGTCTGGTCGGTGAAGGTTCCCAGGTACGCCGTCGTCGGCAGTGCCTGGTTTGTAATGAACGTTTTACCACATTTGAGGTGGCGGAGTTGGTGTTGCCCCGGGTTATAAAAAGTAACGATGTGCGTGAACCATTCAATGAAGATAAATTGCGCAGTGGCATGCTCAAGGCCTTAGAGAAGCGGCCGGTCAGTTCTGATGATGTTGAAATGGCGATTAACCATATTAAATCTCAGCTGCGCGCAACCGGTGAGCGGGAAGTGACGGCCAAGATGATAGGTAATTTGGTGATGGACGCGCTGAAAAAGCTGGATAAGGTCGCTTATATCCGCTTTGCGTCGGTGTATCGAAGTTTTGAGGATATCCGGGAATTCGGTGAAGAGATTGCTCGCCTGCAAGATTAA
- the thiL gene encoding thiamine-phosphate kinase, producing MVEGEFDLIARYFNRGRSSRRDVALGIGDDCALLSVAEKQLLAVSTDTLVSGIHFLPDIDPADLGYKSLAVNLSDLAAMGADPAWLSLAITLPETNSNWLSGYSDSLFELLDYYGMQLIGGDTTRGPLSLTLTIYGLVPAGRALTRKGARIGDWVYVTGSLGDSAAGLALLQGELSIDDEHARQALIQRHLRPQPRILQGQALRDLASSAIDISDGLISDLRHVLKSSECGARINLDAIPHSPWLRDHVDAEQALRWALSGGEDYELCFTVPEINRGALDMALGHLGAAYTCIGQISPSSEGVRFFRGEKEIELNWKGYDHFSQ from the coding sequence ATGGTTGAAGGTGAGTTTGACCTTATTGCCCGCTATTTCAATCGGGGCAGAAGTTCACGCCGGGATGTTGCGTTGGGTATCGGAGACGATTGCGCGTTATTGTCGGTTGCCGAAAAACAATTACTGGCGGTGAGTACCGATACGTTGGTATCCGGGATTCATTTTTTACCCGATATCGATCCTGCGGATTTGGGTTACAAATCACTGGCGGTCAATTTAAGCGATTTGGCGGCAATGGGCGCCGATCCCGCTTGGTTATCGCTGGCAATCACCCTGCCTGAAACAAACAGCAACTGGCTGTCTGGTTATAGCGATAGCCTGTTTGAACTGCTCGACTATTACGGCATGCAGTTAATCGGCGGCGATACTACTAGAGGCCCTCTGAGCCTGACGTTGACGATTTACGGTTTAGTCCCCGCTGGGCGCGCATTGACCCGCAAAGGCGCCCGGATAGGCGATTGGGTTTACGTTACCGGCTCGCTGGGGGATAGCGCGGCCGGGCTGGCGCTGCTACAGGGCGAATTGTCGATCGATGACGAGCATGCCCGTCAGGCGCTGATTCAGCGTCATCTGCGTCCGCAGCCCCGAATATTGCAAGGGCAGGCGCTGCGTGATTTGGCCAGTTCGGCGATTGATATTTCCGACGGCCTGATTTCCGATTTACGTCACGTGCTGAAAAGCAGTGAATGTGGGGCGCGAATCAATCTGGACGCCATTCCCCACTCGCCTTGGCTGCGCGATCATGTCGATGCCGAGCAGGCTCTGCGCTGGGCGCTGTCAGGCGGCGAAGATTACGAACTGTGCTTCACCGTACCTGAAATCAACCGTGGCGCGCTGGATATGGCATTAGGCCATCTGGGCGCCGCTTATACCTGTATCGGGCAAATATCGCCTTCATCCGAAGGGGTGCGTTTCTTCCGGGGCGAGAAAGAGATTGAATTGAACTGGAAGGGATATGACCATTTTAGCCAGTAA